From the Candidatus Cloacimonadota bacterium genome, one window contains:
- a CDS encoding divergent polysaccharide deacetylase family protein — MPKTIRKPNASKRHKIKKIKRRRPHLGLFLVAGITTALIMWALIREPMPAPQDLEQIVAQEIIERTAKPVSSEKRELQDNRQTDEIASSKPATGSHETAPKKEQKPEPDKPKPGESELDLVVRKTSEKLGVPISATHRRKVENIVCYSLPIDRSQMDLTYANMIFKGAMEHAGAALLEGKDNHNKHSLAFTKKGIRERYELDIYYDSSVYQSKTDTKTITIVIDDFGAIDGSLLDGFFELDPEICFAIFPDEKNSESTMHRATAQGRETIIHVPMEPIGYPRVNPGSNAILVQHSEEKIAKILDHFKAKLPDCIGINNHMGSLATTDPDVMQAVMNALKKHDMLFLDSRTTNVSIAYQTAQKSNLKTFRNDIFLDSPNISQSTMEAKLNRILELASVQNHVIAITHCHNSDKLDYLKSILKRLKKAGFTLVPLSQIGERNIPEIL; from the coding sequence ATGCCTAAAACGATAAGGAAGCCAAACGCAAGCAAGAGACACAAGATAAAGAAGATAAAACGCCGCCGTCCCCATTTGGGATTATTCCTGGTTGCAGGCATCACCACAGCTTTGATTATGTGGGCTCTCATTCGGGAACCAATGCCTGCACCCCAGGATTTGGAGCAGATAGTTGCCCAAGAGATTATTGAACGAACCGCAAAGCCGGTATCCAGCGAGAAAAGAGAACTGCAAGATAATAGGCAAACAGATGAAATAGCAAGCTCTAAACCTGCTACCGGCAGTCATGAAACAGCTCCCAAGAAAGAGCAGAAACCGGAACCGGATAAACCAAAACCCGGTGAAAGCGAACTTGATCTTGTAGTCCGCAAAACCTCTGAGAAACTGGGAGTCCCCATTAGCGCTACCCACCGGAGGAAAGTGGAAAACATCGTATGCTACTCACTTCCCATAGACAGAAGTCAGATGGATCTCACTTATGCAAACATGATCTTCAAAGGAGCTATGGAACATGCCGGTGCTGCTTTGTTGGAAGGCAAGGATAACCACAATAAACACAGCCTTGCATTTACCAAAAAAGGCATCCGTGAAAGGTACGAACTGGATATATATTACGATTCTTCAGTATATCAGAGTAAAACTGATACCAAGACCATTACCATAGTGATCGATGATTTTGGTGCTATCGACGGAAGCCTGCTGGATGGTTTCTTCGAGCTTGATCCAGAGATCTGTTTTGCAATATTCCCGGATGAAAAGAACAGCGAATCCACCATGCATCGTGCTACCGCTCAAGGGCGAGAGACCATTATTCACGTTCCCATGGAGCCAATTGGCTATCCCAGAGTGAATCCGGGTTCAAACGCCATCCTGGTACAGCACAGCGAAGAGAAGATCGCCAAGATTCTGGACCATTTCAAAGCCAAGCTGCCGGATTGTATCGGAATAAACAATCACATGGGAAGTTTGGCAACCACCGATCCCGATGTGATGCAAGCAGTGATGAACGCATTGAAGAAGCATGACATGCTCTTCTTGGACAGTCGAACCACAAACGTCTCCATTGCCTATCAAACCGCACAGAAATCGAATTTGAAAACCTTTCGGAACGACATCTTTTTGGATAGCCCAAACATCAGCCAATCTACCATGGAAGCGAAATTGAACCGAATCCTGGAATTGGCCAGTGTACAGAATCATGTGATTGCCATTACACATTGCCACAATAGTGACAAGTTGGATTATCTGAAAAGCATATTAAAAAGGCTGAAAAAAGCCGGATTCACCTTGGTTCCGCTGTCTCAAATCGGAGAACGAAACATACCGGAGATATTATGA